The DNA segment AAAGGGCATTACCGGAGGCTAAGAGGAGAATAAGCCTCTACTTACGCTGGTTTATTTCCAAAAGACATCTTTGCAGCGGGTTTTTAAAGAGATCTTAAGAACAAATATCCAGCACACTACTCCACCAACACTAAATTTTTCTTAAGGATTGGTAATGCCCTTCTGCAAAGGGCATTACCGGAGGAGGCTGAGAGGAGACTAACCCTCTACTTATGCTGGTTTACTTCCAAAAGACATCTTTGCAGCGAGTTTTTAAAGAGGTCTTAAGAACAAATATCCGGCAACCAACTCCACCAACACGAATTTTTCTTAAGGAGTGGTAATGCCCTTCTGTAAAGGGCATTACCAGAGGCTACGAGGAGCTTTTAAGCCTCTACATGTGCTGGTTTATTTTCTGTAGATCTATTTGCAACGAATTGTGGAGATGTTTCAGGAGCAAATAGCTGACAAACAAGCCCACCGATAACAAGTGACCCAACACAACAACCGAGGGTTGCAGTAGTCCCATACTGTTCTGAAATAACTGGCAGTAACCAAGTACCCATTCCTGCCCCAATACGACTTGCAGCGATAGTCAGACCAACTCCTGACCCTCGAAGTTCTGGTGGGAAAAGTTCTGCAGGGTAAAGGTATTCAATAATAGTAGAAAGAGCGAGACACGTGGAGAATGCGCCTAACAGAATAAGCGTTGGAGTGGCTGGCAAATCACAAATAGTCATAAGAGTGAGAAGTGCAGCAGCCCCATAGAATGTCCACAATAGAAATGCACGTCGTGAAACTTTATCAATAACAGCGACTCCAAGCAAAACTCCGATAAATGTAAAAGCGTTATACATCATACCAGAAGCATGTGGATTTTCGATATTAAGCCCTTTAACAACAATTGGAAGAAAAATAGAGATCGCGAAGAATGGTAAAACTTGGCAGAGATAGAAAGTACAAGAAGTAACAGTACTACGCCATAATTCAGGGCTAAATAGTTTCCAAAAAGAGGCTGACTTAGCTTCTTCTTCAAGTTCAGGAAGAGTGAAGTTTTTTCCAAGATATTTGTGAACTAATTCAAGCGCAGGTTGGGTACCTTTATTCGCGAGTGTCCAGGTAGGTGATTCAGGAGAACCAATGCGAACAACCAACGTGATAGCAGCAAAAAGAGCAGAAGATGACAATATCCAACGCCAACCATTTTCACCTAAGTCACCTAGGGATGCGATAAAGAATCCAGAGAAGTAGGAAATGATATAGCCTAATGTCCAAGCGATAATAAGCCATCCCATTATCTTTGAAAGAATTCTTTTAGGTGTCCATTCACTGAGCAGCGAAACACCAACAGCGTAGTCTGCCCCAACACATACCCCGAGTAAAAATCTGACAATCACCAAATGAAGGGGATCTGTAAGGAAGAACTGTATTACTGAGAAGAACAGGCTAAAGGTTGGCACGATAAGATAAGTTTGTTTTCTGCCGACTTTGTCAACAAGAATACCAGTTAATAGGCTACCAAAAAGAATCCCAAATAACGCGCCTGCTCCAATTAACCCCATCCAGTACCCATTTAAATCTAAGTAACCAGTGGTATAAG comes from the Halodesulfovibrio marinisediminis DSM 17456 genome and includes:
- a CDS encoding MFS transporter, with translation MMGLETNKTTISFDKAPYSAIHKKLTLGTFMGQVSDGYILGIIGIALSYTTGYLDLNGYWMGLIGAGALFGILFGSLLTGILVDKVGRKQTYLIVPTFSLFFSVIQFFLTDPLHLVIVRFLLGVCVGADYAVGVSLLSEWTPKRILSKIMGWLIIAWTLGYIISYFSGFFIASLGDLGENGWRWILSSSALFAAITLVVRIGSPESPTWTLANKGTQPALELVHKYLGKNFTLPELEEEAKSASFWKLFSPELWRSTVTSCTFYLCQVLPFFAISIFLPIVVKGLNIENPHASGMMYNAFTFIGVLLGVAVIDKVSRRAFLLWTFYGAAALLTLMTICDLPATPTLILLGAFSTCLALSTIIEYLYPAELFPPELRGSGVGLTIAASRIGAGMGTWLLPVISEQYGTTATLGCCVGSLVIGGLVCQLFAPETSPQFVANRSTENKPAHVEA